The following are from one region of the Haloactinomyces albus genome:
- a CDS encoding putative bifunctional diguanylate cyclase/phosphodiesterase, which produces MTEHEHDEVSAHREQVGGMPLPEGTAERLTLLPESMREYAIFSLDVNGYVESWNSGAERVKGYRAEEITGRHFSVFYPPEQAESGYPSWELTQATEVGFFIDEGWRVRADGSRFWAHVVITAQRERDGTLRGFIKVTRDMTEAQDRLQRSSRRFTDLLDLTPVGIGLFDASERLLDANGALCDLLGYRRRDVYGLTGADLLHPDDRAGGLTPEGRGPNASVVGQRFPQRVLARADGRPVPCDVHSALSVQDDGSRFWLTSFQDVSERIRHTETLHHQATHDDLTGLLNRQGINELIGEMLDDAPDSMAVLFCDFDNFKRVNDSLGHEAGDELLMALARRLRSGLPEQCRAARLSGDEFLVLCSDVDAIGGLEELATWISEFLRTLVPVRGQLVQVSAAVGAARFDSSIMDGEDLLRFADAAMFRAKRQGAGQVALASPDLATSLGGQLRLEEELREAITNDGLSLYYQPMLARDGSVMAAEALVRWFHPERGLLTPDVILSVAEQGGLLRELDLRVLRTALRQAMSWPTSHGRPVDVAVNLASLLPDDPDFVDEVTEIVTKSGIDWHRVVLEVVETSLLDLPSRPRKGMVELTERGMRFAMDDFGTGYSSLARLKDLPIQIIKIDRRFISGVEDDSADLAITRAAVDIGRAMGRTCVAEGVETASQFRILGELGMDTYQGFLFSRPVPAAEFRDLLDSSPLPVPDER; this is translated from the coding sequence ATGACAGAGCACGAGCATGACGAGGTCTCGGCCCACCGTGAACAGGTCGGTGGCATGCCATTGCCGGAAGGCACTGCGGAGCGGCTCACTCTCCTTCCCGAGAGTATGCGTGAGTACGCGATCTTCTCGCTCGATGTGAACGGATACGTCGAGAGTTGGAATTCCGGTGCCGAGCGTGTCAAGGGATACCGTGCCGAGGAGATCACCGGCAGGCACTTCTCGGTGTTCTACCCGCCGGAGCAGGCCGAATCCGGTTACCCGAGCTGGGAACTGACGCAGGCCACCGAAGTGGGCTTCTTCATCGACGAAGGCTGGCGTGTGCGCGCCGATGGCAGCCGGTTCTGGGCCCATGTCGTCATCACGGCGCAGCGCGAGCGCGATGGCACGCTACGCGGTTTCATCAAGGTGACCCGGGATATGACCGAGGCCCAGGACCGGCTGCAGCGATCGAGTCGGCGATTCACCGACTTGCTCGATCTCACTCCGGTGGGGATCGGTTTGTTCGACGCCTCTGAACGCCTGTTGGATGCCAATGGTGCACTGTGCGATCTCCTGGGATACCGGCGGCGCGACGTCTACGGCTTGACCGGTGCGGACCTGCTGCATCCCGATGACCGGGCCGGGGGACTCACCCCCGAAGGGCGGGGTCCGAATGCGTCCGTGGTCGGGCAGCGGTTTCCGCAGCGGGTGTTGGCCCGCGCGGACGGCCGACCGGTGCCCTGTGACGTGCACAGCGCGTTGTCGGTGCAGGACGACGGGAGCCGCTTCTGGCTGACCTCGTTCCAGGACGTCAGCGAGCGGATTCGGCACACCGAAACACTGCATCACCAGGCCACCCATGATGATCTGACCGGACTGCTCAATCGTCAGGGCATCAACGAGCTGATCGGCGAGATGCTCGATGATGCCCCCGATTCGATGGCCGTGCTGTTCTGCGACTTCGACAACTTCAAACGGGTCAACGACTCGCTCGGCCACGAGGCGGGCGACGAGCTGCTCATGGCATTGGCCCGGCGCCTGCGGAGCGGCTTGCCGGAACAATGCAGGGCGGCCCGGCTCTCCGGGGACGAGTTTCTGGTTCTCTGCTCGGATGTCGATGCCATCGGCGGCCTGGAGGAACTCGCGACGTGGATCTCGGAGTTCCTGCGCACGCTCGTGCCCGTGCGCGGGCAGTTGGTTCAGGTGTCGGCCGCCGTCGGTGCCGCGAGATTCGATTCCTCGATCATGGACGGCGAGGATCTGTTGCGGTTCGCCGATGCGGCGATGTTCCGGGCCAAACGCCAGGGTGCCGGGCAGGTGGCACTGGCCAGTCCCGACCTGGCCACCTCACTCGGCGGGCAGCTGCGCCTGGAGGAGGAGCTGCGCGAGGCCATCACCAACGACGGTCTGTCCCTGTACTATCAGCCGATGCTCGCCCGCGACGGCTCCGTGATGGCGGCCGAAGCGCTGGTGCGATGGTTCCATCCCGAACGTGGTCTGCTCACACCCGATGTCATCCTCTCCGTGGCCGAGCAGGGTGGTCTGCTGCGCGAGCTGGACCTCCGGGTACTGCGCACCGCGCTGCGGCAGGCGATGAGCTGGCCGACGTCGCATGGTCGTCCGGTGGACGTCGCGGTCAACCTGGCCAGCCTGCTGCCCGATGATCCGGACTTCGTCGACGAGGTCACCGAGATCGTCACCAAGAGCGGGATCGACTGGCACCGCGTGGTCCTGGAGGTGGTGGAGACCTCGCTGCTGGATCTGCCCTCGCGGCCCCGGAAGGGCATGGTCGAGCTGACCGAGCGTGGGATGCGGTTCGCCATGGACGACTTCGGCACCGGCTACTCCTCGCTGGCCCGCCTGAAGGACCTGCCGATACAGATCATCAAGATCGACCGCCGATTCATCTCCGGGGTGGAAGACGACTCCGCCGACCTCGCGATCACGCGGGCCGCGGTGGACATCGGGCGAGCCATGGGGCGCACCTGCGTGGCCGAGGGCGTGGAGACCGCCAGCCAGTTCCGGATACTCGGCGAGCTCGGGATGGATACCTACCAGGGTTTCCTGTTCTCTCGGCCGGTTCCGGCAGCGGAGTTCCGCGACCTGCTGGACAGTAGCCCGTTGCCCGTGCCCGACGAGCGGTGA